The genomic region GGAAGCAGGTTCGGTGCCGATGCACTTTACAATGCCGAAAACAAAAAAGCAGGCGCCATGATTACCTATTATTTGAAAGAGGGTAAAAAGAAAGCTGACAAACCCGAAAAGAACGATGGGAACGAAGATGAAAATACGGGTTCCGAAAAAGACGGGACCTCTGGAGATACCGATGATAAAAAAGAATTGACAGGCGTACAAAAGAAAGATTCCGTACAGTTTGATTTTTATGACGGCGACAGATTGATCCGTACCTTAAAATACAAGACCCCGGAAAAGGCAGGTTTTCACAGAATTTACTGGGGGATGGACGAAAAAGGGCCAGACAGGCCTTCCCGAAAAATTTCAAAGCGCAAGAACGAACCCGGTGGCATTGACGTAAGACCAGGAACGTACATAATTAAGATGAGCTTTGGGGAGATAACTGACGAAACTACGGTAACCGTGAAACCGGATCCAAGACTAAATGTAAATACAGCTTCTGTAAACGAAGTGTACGAAACCGGGAAAAAGATTCAAGATATGACACAAATAGCCGCAAATGCCGTAAAACAATTGGTTGAAAGCAAAAATGTGGCCCATAAGTATCAAAAGGAACTGAAAGATATGGACAAAGAGAAATTTAAGGAACAAATCAAAGCTTCGAAGGATATTGTAAAACAAATTGATTCCGTCATTGCTTTATATATTGGTAAAGAGGATAAGCGACAGGGTATTACACGTAATCCCGAGATAACGGTAATGCAACGTATCGGTAATGCCGGCTACTACACGGGAACCCGGCAAAACGGCATTACCAAGACCGAAAAAGATTTGATACGATATGCCGAACAGGAATTAAAAAGTGCTCTGGAAAAGACCAATGTTTTTTTCAACGATACATGGAAAGCCTACCGGGAAGAAATAGAAAAATTGGAAGTTTCCCCGTTCAAAGCTACCAAGACCTTTACTATGCGACCGTAAAAATAAAAACATCAATCTAAAACAAGAATTATGAAACAACTCGTTACATTTTTTGCAATTGCCCTAATATGGGGCTGTAAAGAAGAGAAGCCCAAAGAACCTACAGTGGCGGAAAACCTAAAAACCTACACAATTGAACAAATGATGGACAATGAAGCCATTGGCGGTGGTAGCTTTTCGCCTGATAAATCAAAAATGCTGATATCAAGTAACCGATCGGGTATTTACAATATGTATACAGTACCTACATCAGGTGGGGAAATAACGCCGTTGACCCAATCTGATAGTTCATCGGTATTTGCGACGTCTTATTTTCCCAATGACGAACGTATCTTGTTTCGAATGGATGGAAACGGAGACGAAATATATCATATTTACCTAAGGGACATGGATGGCAGTCAAAGAGATTTGACTCCTTTTGAAGGGGCTAGGGCCGGTTTTTCAGGCTGGACGGACGACAAAAAAGGATTTCTGTTTACATCCAATAAAAGAGATGCCAGATATACTGATTTGTATGAAATGGACATAGCTACCTTTACCCCAAAAATGCTATACAAAAACGAAGATGGCTATTTTATTGGCGTGCTATCCAAAGACAAAAAATACCTATCTCTCATAAAACCTATCAATACGAACGATGCCGATTTGTTTTTGTACAACATGGAAGATAAATCCTTAACAAAAATAAATACAAATCAAAGCGCGAACAGCCCCGAGGATTACTCGCCCGATGGTAAATACCTTTACTACACCACAGATGATGGCAGTGAGTTTGCCCAATTAATGAAATATAATATTGCCGATAAGACCAGCGAAAAGGTAATGGCCAAAAACTGGGATATTATGGGTAGCTATTTTACGGAAAATGGTAAATACAGGGTAACTTATATTAATGAAGATGCTAAAAATACGATTGAAGTAATGGATGTGGCTTCCGGGGAAAATATTGAATTGCCAAATCTTGAAAATATGGATATTACCAACGTAGGCTTTTCCCGTGATGAAAAATCAATGCGTTTTTATGCAGGTGGTTCGCATACACCTTCCAACCTATATGTGTTTAACCTAGAAACAAAAGAGCAGACCAAATTGACCGATGTGCTGAACAATGAAATTCAGCCTCAGGATTTGGTAAATGCCGAGGTAATCAGATATGAATCTTTTGACGGGTTGGAAATCCCGGCAATATATTACAAGCCACACCAAGCCACCACAACATCAAAAGTTCCTGCACTCGTATGGGTACATGGCGGTCCCGGTGGTCAATCCCGGCAAGGGTTTAGTTCTTTTATCCAATATATGGTAAATCACGGGTATGCGGTTTTGGCCGTTAACAACAGGGGAAGCAGTGGCTATGGGAAAACCTTTTATAAAATGGATGACCTAAACCATGGTGACAAGGATTTAAAAGATTGTATCGAGGGTAAAAATTGGTTGGCGAAACAACCCGAAATTAATGCTGAAAAAATAGGGATAATAGGCGGTTCGTACGGTGGTTATATGACGATGGCCGCTTTAACCTATGCCCCGGAAGAATTTGATGTAGGTGTAAACCTATTTGGCGTTACCAATTGGATACGAACCTTAAGAAGTATTCCACCATGGTGGGAGGCCCAAAAAGAAGCTTTATATCTAGAGCTGGGTGACCCCAATAGTGCAGATTCCGTTCGTTTAAAGAAAATTTCCCCACTTTTTCATACGGATAAAGTGACCAAACCCCTTATAGTGTTACAAGGCGCCAAAGACCCAAGGGTCTTACAGGTTGAGTCGGACGAAATTGTGGCGGGTGTTCGAAAAAACGGTGTTCCAGTAGAATATGTTCTTTTTGAGGATGAAGGACACGGTTTTGTGAAAAAAGAAAATCAAATCGAAGCCTATAGCAAGGTTTTGGAGTTTTTGGACGTGCATTTAAAAGGCGATAAGGGCACCCCGATTAAAGATGGTAAAAGTATTGAAAGCGATATCTAAAATCACTGGACAACTATAATACGATCGTTCAAAACAATATCTAAAAAAAGATTCTGTCATAAATAAATAATTTAATGAAGAGATTACTTTTGTCATTATTAGTGTTTTTTACCATATCGGCCAATGCTCAAGACACGGGAGAGGATGAATGGGGTGCGTGGCTTATGTATTTTGGTATGAACAAAATATCGGAAAAATGGAGCATACATTCCGAGGCCCAATTTAGATACTATGAGACCGTGAGCAATTTTAACCAACTCTTGTTACGCACGGGGGCGAACTTTCATATCAATAAAAATGCTATTGCCACCTTAGGGTATGCCTATATAGATACCGACCCCAGTTTTGAAGGCAATGAAAACCTAATAAACAATATATCGGAACATCGTATTTTTCAACAATTTATATTGACCAACAAGGTAGGTGAGTTCAATTTTGAGCATAGATATCGCTTGGAACAGCGTTTTATCGAGGTTGAAAATCCCAACAGCCCATTCTTTGATAAAAGGACGGACCATAGGGCGCGGTACAGACTGCAACTTACATTACCGTTGACCAATACTTTTTTCCTGAATTTTTATGATGAGATTTTCATAAACCTTCAAGATCGGGCATTTGACCAAAACCGTTTGTACGCTGCGGCCGGGGTTCACATCACAGAAAACAGTAATATACAGTTAGGGTATCTGAAAAATCATTTTAATGCCATAAACTTTGATAGATTACAGATAGGATTTTTCTATAAT from Costertonia aggregata harbors:
- a CDS encoding S9 family peptidase; this encodes MKQLVTFFAIALIWGCKEEKPKEPTVAENLKTYTIEQMMDNEAIGGGSFSPDKSKMLISSNRSGIYNMYTVPTSGGEITPLTQSDSSSVFATSYFPNDERILFRMDGNGDEIYHIYLRDMDGSQRDLTPFEGARAGFSGWTDDKKGFLFTSNKRDARYTDLYEMDIATFTPKMLYKNEDGYFIGVLSKDKKYLSLIKPINTNDADLFLYNMEDKSLTKINTNQSANSPEDYSPDGKYLYYTTDDGSEFAQLMKYNIADKTSEKVMAKNWDIMGSYFTENGKYRVTYINEDAKNTIEVMDVASGENIELPNLENMDITNVGFSRDEKSMRFYAGGSHTPSNLYVFNLETKEQTKLTDVLNNEIQPQDLVNAEVIRYESFDGLEIPAIYYKPHQATTTSKVPALVWVHGGPGGQSRQGFSSFIQYMVNHGYAVLAVNNRGSSGYGKTFYKMDDLNHGDKDLKDCIEGKNWLAKQPEINAEKIGIIGGSYGGYMTMAALTYAPEEFDVGVNLFGVTNWIRTLRSIPPWWEAQKEALYLELGDPNSADSVRLKKISPLFHTDKVTKPLIVLQGAKDPRVLQVESDEIVAGVRKNGVPVEYVLFEDEGHGFVKKENQIEAYSKVLEFLDVHLKGDKGTPIKDGKSIESDI
- a CDS encoding DUF2490 domain-containing protein, whose protein sequence is MKRLLLSLLVFFTISANAQDTGEDEWGAWLMYFGMNKISEKWSIHSEAQFRYYETVSNFNQLLLRTGANFHINKNAIATLGYAYIDTDPSFEGNENLINNISEHRIFQQFILTNKVGEFNFEHRYRLEQRFIEVENPNSPFFDKRTDHRARYRLQLTLPLTNTFFLNFYDEIFINLQDRAFDQNRLYAAAGVHITENSNIQLGYLKNHFNAINFDRLQIGFFYNPDLRKKK